A window of Onychostoma macrolepis isolate SWU-2019 chromosome 24, ASM1243209v1, whole genome shotgun sequence genomic DNA:
GCACGCTATTTTGGACCCGAAACTGATTTCTACCACTTGCTGCAAGGCGCAGATATTTGGCTCATGAGAACGGATTTCGTCTTCGAGTTCCCGCGTCCAACCATGCCAAACGTCGTCTACATCGGAGGCTTCCAATGCAAACCCTCCAAGCCCTTACCGCCAGACCTGGAGGAGTTTGTTCAAGGTTCAGGGGAACACGGGGTGGTTGTGATGTCTCTCGGGACGCTCGTGAAAGGTCTTCCTAGTGAAATCACGTCTGAAATCGCTGCCGGATTTGCCCAGCTGCCTCAGCGTGTCATCTGGAGGCACTTAGGAGAGCGTCCTCGTAATCTGGGCAACAACACTCTTCTGGTTAAGTGGCTTCCGCAGAACGACCTACTTGGTCACCCTAAAACACGTGCATTTGTCGCTCACGGTGGAACGAATGGCATTTATGAGTCTATGTACCATGGCGTTCCAGTGGTTGGGATTCCCTTGCTTTTTGACCAATTTGACAATATGTTGCGTCTCAAGGTGCGAGGGGCTGCTAAGGTTCTTGACGTCACCAAACTGGACAGCCAGAGCTTTTTGGTGGCAGTGAAGGAGGTTTTACATCAGCCGTCGTACAGGGACAACATGCAACAGCTGTCTAGGCTACACAAAGACCAGCCTATGCAACCTCAAGACAGCGCCCTCTTTTGGATAGAGTACGTCATGCGACACAAGGGTGCTGCTCATTTACGTACAGACTCTTATAAGATGCCGTGGTACTCGTATCACTCTTTAGACGTGATGGCATTTTTGCTAGCAGTGGTGTTGGCAGTAGGAGGAGCTGTGGTTCTTATAATACGCTATTTGTGTTTTAGACTGTGCAGGAGACAGAAATCAAAACGTGAGTGACGCACTTATGACCAATAAACAATATTTAGTAACACTCTCTATGAACCCTGTATTTATGATGTATTACAGGTGTATTCTTAAGACAAGGCACCCCAGATGAAATCATCATAAGAATGAAGAACATTAACATTAAGAATTGGAaacagtttattattattattatatgttgtgtttgaatatgcaaatgaggcattatctaattaaatatgcactaattaaacatacatttccagaacagAAATCTGAACACTGGATAAAGCCTTGTATATTTCTGatattttctttccactagtctgaaacaacactttatgaaaatattgtaaaattgaccaatgcatgaaaaaaacatgcttttaatgCCTTGTCTTATTATAATGCATGCATAATTGCTCACTAAATTAATATGCTTTGATGAATAATAATCATAACAGCAGTTATAATACTGTCTATTTGTGGTTATATAACCTTTAAGAGTATGATTATGtataacacaatgaacaccATGCTATATTAGCTTATAATGGATTCTAATTcctatatttgtaatatttagaCGTTGTTTAAAATCTGCACAGAATCTTACTACTTTTATGAGTGTTTTGTTACTGCTTAAAATAAAGTGGCAAATTAAGTATTCTAGTAAACAATTCAAATGCTttataatgataaataataattgtttagcAGTTGTTtgcttttcataaaataaaaagtcttgATCTGCTTTTAGAAAATCATAAGATATTATAAAGTGGTTATAAGACAGTAAACCTAaggttaaattattttaaacagtgTCAAAATATAAGACTTTCATTATAACTATGGGAACCATAATGCATTGTAACTTGGATATGTGTTCATTGTGTGTTATAAAACATTGCGGTCTTAAAAGGCATAACCACAAATTGTTaggtattgtattgtattataacCACAGTTATGATTCATGAGATGATGCAACAGATGATGTTTTTTTAAGGCATTATGCATTAGAATAtccttataatgcattaaaaataagcCTTCAAAATTTGCTTAATGTTTTTTCGATTTACATCAAGTTGCTGAGCATTTTCAAGTTTAAATAAATAGCTGTAAACTGACATATAACAACTGAATAAAGTCTAGAAGGATATGTAGGACATTCAGTATTTCAGAATTAATAATTCAAAGTGACGGTATATTCATATCATGATCACATTTGGCACATATTATCAGACTCTTTTACTCTTAATCATAAGTGTGTCGAAAAATCACACACTCACTGCGTGTGCTTTATTTACAGAAATGACATCATTGTGAACCACATGAACTTTATATATTCAAAGTTTACTTTAAAGCAACCGTTCAAAAACTAAAAACTgggtcattatttactcaccctcatttcattTCAATAGTCTtttctgcaaaacacaaaacaccttTTGAAATTTTTTTGAAGAACATCCAAACAAcaacttcaaaatatcttctttagaAGAAtgaaagtcacacaggtttcAGACATGAGTGTAAGTAAGTGATGACAGGATTTAAATTTTTGaagtgaactatcactttaactcATCCAGGATAATGCAAAAGTGGTCAGTCCCTTAAACTACTCTTCCAGACCACGATGTACACTATGAAGGGTATGAGGAGGATAGGCAGCAGTGTGGATACGAGCACGACTCCAGCCGGAGCGTCGGGTAAATCCTCTTCATTGTTACAAGGACTGAAGTACTGCTGGTGTATCCTCACGAACAACTGCTCCACCACACGATTAGGGTAGAAGCACCCATACAAACTGCATACATACTCTACACACACAGTTAACCTGTGGTAGTTTCTGGACataggagagagagagagaaacataaagtccatttcaaataaatgctgttcttttaaactttctattcattataGAATTCTGAtgtaaaatgtatcacagtttccacaaaaaggaCTGTTTAAATGAGCAGAAAATcatcatgatttctgaaggacacgggagactggagtaatgatgctgaaaattcagcagctataaattacattctaaaatatattcaaatagagaacagttttaaattgcagtaatatttcacaatattgatgtatttactgtatttttgatcaaataaatgcatatttggaGAGcatataagagacttctttcaaaaacattaaaaaatctattGAAATGTAGGTAGTGCTACTCTTTCATAATGATACCGTCCTAAAGTGAGTTGTGTGACAGACAATAGTAGCAAAAAAACCCTAATCACTCTGGTTCACAACAACACAATTTCTTATCTATGCTTATGTATAGAAAACGGAAATGTCTCTCATTGTTTAATGGACCAGGTGGTCTCAGAGTCCCTTAAGTAGCCAGCAATCAGGCTTCAAGAAATATCTCACTTCTTTCCCACACATCCTTCAATTGTTCTATGACCATTTCCTTTCTTTGTGCATATACCATGTAGGTAAGCAACATTTGTCATTTCTCAGTAGAAAAGATAAAGTAACTGTTAGTTTTAGAGTGTGAtgcacatacaacatttttttcatgtaaaCATTTATGCATATACTTAGAAATTCAACCACAAGACATATGAACAGAGCATTGCTTGGGCCCAACATGTAATTAACATAGACGAGTACAACATGATATTTCTCTAGAAGTTTCTCCTTTTAAGTAAAGTCACATGTGAAGAAGAAGCTCTGGCTTACCTTATCACCTTCTCCATATTACACCAGTTCTCCTTTCCCAGTTCACTCATGCTGTCATTGAAAATCTCCCAGCACTGTCCACCATAATGCTTCAACAGCTCCTCTTGACAGTGACCGTAACGTATTTGAAAATCTTGAGTCTGAAAATTCTCTGAGCCACAAGGGATTTGTTTAATAATTGATACTGACAAGCGATCTAGTGAAGTCTAATAGCTCAAGCATACAGTGTCACGGAAATCTCTTACCGTCGTCTTGCGTGACGTTGGGTCTCTCTGAAAGAGTGAAAATGTCATTATGAATGTCAGCAGTGCATGCGATGAGATGATGCAAGCATAAATAATGCAGACATTATGTACCTGTGCTGAATAATTTGTCCAGTTCTTGCTGTACACTTTCATTTTTGACTCTGATGCTCTcatctggagaaaaaaaacaccattacgAAATGCGTACATGACGTTTTAGCATTCCTATTATCAATGCAATTCAATATAGGGTGAATGGACACTTTATGAAAATTTGTCAtaggcattttatttttaaatatgaaaatattttttaaatatatagaagaaaaataaataaatattacattaaaaatacagtagtgtCCCTCGTTAACTGTATAAACCTCCATCTTTGTGAATGAAAGAATTTTGATATAAACTTAAgtgtattaacattaaaatggttTGAGATGATTTTTAGTGTGTCTAGAGAGTAAAATTTATATCTTATGAATGTTAATTTTctttcattcaaattaaaatcatataaataCCCAGAAAATGTTATTGCTCAGAGGTTTCTCTTTCATAACTCATGAGACTTCATTGAAGTATAATCTTTGACTCATCCCAAACTTTCTAAATagactttctaaagattttttgATAGACGTTTGACAACAGTTTCATGTCACctaaattctttatttatagCTTATGGTAGTCAACATATTCATATAGGCTacagagttttttttgtttgttttttaaattaatgtataacAAGACAATTACACAATTAGGCCTACACAATTAGGTGCCGGGTGTCTTTATCACGCATcacttaattttaatattaatcgaCCCAGATTCTGAAAGAAAACTCTGCTGTTGCTGTAGTAACAGAACTTTCATGCACATTTGATTGACAGACAAACCGCACGCTCTTAtttcattgttgtttttattatgtggaTATTTCAGCTACCAGTTTGATTTGTACATTCAGTTgaacaacattaatttaaagttacaCAGTGCGCCACTTACATAGTTTACCATAAAATCCACATTATATTTGTCGcaaattattgttaatgttcataATGACTTTATCCTAGGCTGGAAGATCGTGTATCTTTCTGTCTGCATCTAATAATAGCCATAGGTCGTGCTTTCTCTTtccatttgctctgttttgtcaaaCACTGTACTTCAAAGTCATCGATGCACCTTCGTTAATTCCTGAAGTGAActtttatatttactgttttaGACTGCTGTCTTGAATTGGGTGCAATACCTGAGATGTTCTAAATGCGGCGCTGCGCTTCTCGTCTGGTGTgtacggagccctttacaggacattgtggtgggaaaaattcggggtgaatggaaaaaattcagggtgggagggaattttttttttcaaatgttttgcgttctctcgcaaaacttttgcattccctcgagaaacttttgtgttctctcgcaaagatatttgcgttccctcgcaaaacttttgcgttctctagcaaaaccatttgagttcggaaCAAAtgcttcctgtttactttgcagcttgcagtggttatagctcgtatgttcacaatgagcggttcatagagttttattttgaacttggactcaaataaattaataagtcaatgcttagttcaaggcacggttttgggacataataaaacgcttaatgtggcttaatgttttaaaacagtgacttggaggaccaaattcaataataataaaagctgatacaattattaggctaatattaataaccttattaataatattactaagcagaatagcccagaatatgaacccaacgccctgcacgtagcctaagctttttctcccccataaaagcttagtaggctataatgaaaacggtgatttaaaaataccaaatccgttgcattcatattttgggctattctcctttattgatagtaatattattaataaggttattaatataaacctaacaattttattagtatttattattatcgaatttggtcctaatgtcactgttttaatacattaagccacattaaagcgttttagaatgtcccaaaaccgtgccttgaactaaccactgactgactgtatttctttatacttgaatcaaagttcaaaataaaaactatatgaaccgctccattgtgaacatacgagctgcatgaacctttcattatagcctaccttaagcgttttctatggggaagaaaaggcttaacgtgcagggcgttgcgttcatattctgctttattaataggaatattattaataaggttattaatgttagcctaataattttatcaggatttattattatcgaatttagtcctccaatgtcactgttttaaaacattaagccacattaagcgttttagaatgtcccaaaaccgtgcttcgacataagcactgactgtattactttgagtgcaagttcaaaataaaactctatgaaaagctccattgtgaacatacgagctccactgcaagctgtaaagtaaacaggaagcgtttgtccgaacgcaaatatctttgcgagagaacgcaaaagttttgcgagggaacgcaaagtttctcgagagaacgcaaaacattagaaaaaatctttttcctcccaccctgaatttttttcattcaccgcgaatttttcccaccacaatgtcctctAAAGGGCTCCGTAGGTGTGCGACCACATTCCTCCCATGTATTAAATGCACGTCCTTGAAAGCGCGCAGTTTTCTAACGTATTTACGTTAACTTCTTAGGTATAATATCAATGGTATGATATTAGATGCATCTGAgataacaaaaacatatacatatatttaattgtttgatcaaaattattgctagggaCAGTTTGGTAGTCGCTGGATATTGGTAGGGACATGTCCCTTGCGCCCCTGGTGGAAAACCATTTACTCCATTGAAAAAatggtaattgcaactttttatcttacaattctgacttttttcctcgcaattctgagttaaaGGGATTGCTCaaccaaaaattctgtcatcattaaaaattctgtcatcatttaccctcatgttgttccaaacctacaTGAATTCATTTCTTCTggtgaacacaaaagaagatattttgaagaatgttggtaaccaaacagttgctggtagccattgacttacatactaaggaaaaaaataccatggaagtcaatggctgccaGCAATTGTTTGGTTTTCTCAGAAGAATATGTGAGAAGCAGGTGATTTTGGcaaatcttttgttttgtttgagagATGATTTAGTTTGTCCCTTACCTTCAAATGCTGTTCTGTTATCTTGCGTCGTTTGACCTGAGAACAGAAACAAACTTTTTAATCCATGTTGCTACCAGACATTCATTAACACCACAACTTCTTATAATAAATCTATTCTATTGTAAACAATTTTGAAGTTTAGTGCAACAATAGTAAAGTCAATGATTCATAGAAAAGCTTGTAATGTGATTTCATGTCTCCTAGATAATATccataaacaataataatggcATTGATGATGTTCATGCAGTTACACTCATGCTTTATCTTAGATCTTAAACTAAAGCTCTCCTACCACAGATCATAGACGGATCCAGCAAAAGCAAAAGTAATCCAGAGAGATAAAACATTGTGCAAGACAAATTATGATTGTCAGCTACATGGAGTGAGGGAGCTGTTAGGTGAATAAATGGACATGGGTTAGCTGCGGCTGGAGCATTTAAGGGGAGAAACAAAAGAGGGGAGGAACACAGGGAGactgtgattgtgtgtgtgtgtgtgtggctaaAGAAAGCACCCCACCCTTTCCCATCCACTGGGAGTTCGCGGATAGTTTGGGATGAGACATTTCTTTGGAGCTCCAGTTAGTGGAAATAGGAATGCAGCTTTGTGTTTGTATATTGGAGCCAGAGCTATTGACTTCCTGCCCTGATAAGTCTCTGCGAAGGGAGTTTTCTCAGTGGACACTGGGAATTATTCAACTTAATTACAGGATTACATGATTCCTACTGCTAACTTCCAAATGGCTTTTCAACATCCAGTAAGTGTGCTTAAGTATCAGACATGTTTTCATTAACATACATTTAATTAACAATGGTCTAGTAATTGAgatcaaaatgtaaaacaacaacagccaAAAATACCATTTCACAGACATTTTGGCTGTGAAACTCAAATTTATGAAGAAACCGTGAATGATTCAGAAGACATATTTTCAATTTCGAGTCTTGAACTTCGTAAGTTTCcatgtatttcatatattaGTCTTTGACAAGCTACAATAAaggttttctgtttttttttctccctgactcttcagtgttttttaaagttttttggAAAATTGGATGAAGGGTTGTAACAATTTTTGTACAGCCTCCAAAACACATCCATGCGTTGAAACTTTGGATGCACATCCATTACCTTAAATGAATAAAAGGTCACaaaattttaagaataaataaatagtttaaccATTTAAGCAAgtaagaaaaattaaatgtaatgtacaCAACAGGAGCATGCATAATTTAGCATAAAGTACGAGCACATGCACATGATTGTTGTGAGATTGGCTACCTTTGTAAAACTGTCGACGTGGTAAACGCGCTCTATTTCCGATCTAGAATTGCCCTCATGTTGGCTAACCTGTGTTTTACGTTCTGTACCGTGGTTTTGGAGACATATTTAGTTTCCGCTCCTACTGTGTTAAGAGAAATGACaacaaacttttattatttactgttCCTATTTTACTTTCTGTAAATCATAAATCAATCATTTGACTGTAAAATACGTCTTCATttcactctttaaaataaaggtttcaaaaGGCGTTTTTTGGAGTGATGCCAAAGaagaatcatttttgttttctcaaaGAACCTTCCAGTGAATCTTTAGTTTTTCAAGGCTCTTGATGTTCAAGGTTCTTAATGGAACCAATAATTCCAAAAAAGAACCTTTATATTTAAGAATGTTGtattgaaaaagaaataaaaatctcTTTATGGCCACTTTGAGTCgtaaatcatttatttcattaaaatgtaattttaccaCAATTTCATAAGCAGCTTCTTGTGGGTAGCAGGTGTGACTCGAACTGTAGTGTTTTGCCACTTACTTTGGTGATATTTTCCTTCCAGATTGATACCTTTCATAGTTTCTATCTTTATGCAGAGCGCTTGCAAAATTTCCACGACCAGTGCCAGTTTAGTCTCTTGCAGACTGCAATGCGTAAAAAAAGTTACATAATGTACAgcaattgtttttttacagttacTCTCTTATTTCCAACCCTGTTCACAATTATGTGATGTATAATCCACACAGTATTCTTAGATAAATCAAGCTTTCTGTCTTAGTGCAATCAACATTTCTAGTGACATGAATATTTACAAAGATCAGGGTAACCCAACGTTATCATCAAGATGAGTAAATAAACTTCACAAAGTGAATTATGCAACACAAAAAACTTCACAGAAACTCAATTTCAAATAATGCACACTGCATGTTTTTGTACATGTGAACAGCTAAAGATGTCTATCCCTCATAATGAAATGCTCATGGAGTGCATTTATGAGCAAAATGTTGCAGAAGATGAAAGACTATGAATGTGGAATGAATATTCTTATACATTTGTTGGCTATGTTAATTTTTAGGTCTTCCTATAGATTATAGAAATATGATTGTGAAAGAAAGCTTTGTCATAATCACTTCTGTTAAACTATGTCTCAAATTCAGATAATATTAGGTAATAAAACACAACAGCTGAAACTCCATGATGTCACCAGCACAAACAGCAGGATTAAGTAATTTTTTTGGCATGCTGAATTGCATGATCACTGCAAAAATATGAACGTTTCTGCTGACCAATTACAGTTTTTATACTTTAAGCAGCATAAAGGACAGCTCAGTTCATACGTGATGTAATGCAAGAAACTATAAATTCAAGAAGACGCAAGAACATTTTAGAATTTTCATCAACTCCGCAGCAAAGCattgtatttttagttttaatgctgtttttctgcatCTGCTCAAATACGTGCCATAAGGGGATCTCCAAACTCAGACGTCAATATTTAAACATACAACTTGCAGCTGATTTGCGTGAGGTTGCATGCTGTCTGCGGAGAACATACGAGAGGTAGACACGCGACGAGAGCTGACACACTTTGTCTAATAGGTCATTTACTTTCAACAAATCaaaagaacatatttaatttatagcTTACTTTTTGTTCATATAAAACCAAATAACTGAAAGTACTCGTGTAATTAATCTATTTAAAGAATACTTCAGAATAAAGattactttaaataatttagCATGACTGCTGATCGTTTTTAAGTCTAAAAACTGTcattacatcaaaaaaaaaaaaaagtactgttgGGTTTAAAACTCTGAgattacaattaatttttctttttttgtatttaaaccataaataaacaaacaaaaataagctATAAAATAGAAACCAAAGAAATTCATGGACATTTTAGCAATTCAAATTTTACTTATCTATTGTAatcagggttcccacaccttggttaacttcaaattcaaggacctttcaaggacgttccaggtccaataccctcaaattcaaggacttaatgtggggacacatttcaagtaagagcaaaggttacatcacgtcaccttgtaagatacattgttacagttttcatgtgtcaaacacaactatgcaaaaaagcaatttattttttattttttgcatttatttttggccatatgacagaaatctgatatttgttgtatttctgttttgcataaaattgaataatatttggtacatactatactgtattctaaaatgatctgacattaacttttgcatggattttattgaaaagagcttaggctcatgtaaccagaagttttaagatatatgaatatgcttttaagtttttcttgcctcatggctttacattatcttaacaagcaaagcaattcaacattacatcctttggaCCCTTCTGtgagccaaatatcttgaaatttgcattttccagtcatcacgtttcagcggtttcagcctatttttgcaatgtttcacggtgtgtctgcgaaacgttgaggtaccatcttagtagtttcgggtgcgtgtgaacgtcatggcaacaaacaacacaaagtacctcacatgggaaacacttaacgtaacgcataaatgtgcaacataaatcaagcaagctagtatgcacaaagtgttggcaaaataacacattagcggaccggagggaataatatggcattttcaaggacctgtatctatgttggtttattttcaaaaactttccagggccttgaaaatttttaatcagattcacaaactttcaaggatttcaaggacccgtgggaaccctgtGTAATGTTGATAATAGAATTTGTAATGAAAACAattgtgttaatttttttttgcaaaacagaaacatcactgaaaaactattttgaaaatattttcactcagaaattgctagtgtatttcacaaataattacaaagaaatgacaatgaattaaacGTGAcatttttgaagtagaaagactgaaatagtattttcttttaaaacttactccaataatctttattttccTACTtcggtgtagaaacaattttcactcagaaattgttagtaaatttcacaaataatcaCGAAGAATTGGCAAGTTTTAAACATGCGATTTTTAAGCAGAACGACTAAAATAGAATTTTCTTGCAAAacgtactccaataatctttgtttgatttaattgtttaataattttagtcaACTAgtttgttaaatttaaaaatatgtctatatacatattgttttcattatttctcAGTCACTTGTTAAGATGGACAGCTGTGGAGATTCTATCActgttgtaaacaaaaacaaaaaaaaacaggactCGTTTTTGCAAATAAGGAAATGGGCTATAGCTGGTTTGGAAGTATTGCCACTACCAAACATCTGTCACATCCTGTCACACACTACCCAAAATGCTGCCCTACTGATCAATATCTTTATTTTGAGCACAGTTATCTGAATGGCACCCATTACTCTGAGAAAACAGTCCCATGTGTGCATGTCTGCATTCTTTCAGCGGCCTGTATGTGAGGAAATACTCTATCCGCTGCCAGATACAAGATAAAAATTGAAAAGAATTGAAAAGAAAAAgcataaaatgaacaaacaaagcaaaacacagCATGAGAAAAAGTGCTGATCTGAAAACATGGCATCTTTCTACAGCAGGGTGTGAAATTAACACCCGCCACCACTCAAATTTGAGCACTCTGCGAGCAAGTTTGCTTATTTGCATAAGACATCTGAAACTGACAAAAATGAGGTGTTTGTAAAACCTCAAAGGCAAATGTTTGCATGAATTAATTTGCAACTTTTTCAGAAAGTTTTCTTCAGTTACGTGATCATCTTAAActgattcttttttttactgtaatgtaTTAGCGTGTATGTTGAgattattgaatttttattgtattgcaaTGACTTATCTGCATTTTCACTCCTTGTATGCTTGTTTCCAGTATGTGACAATAAagtgaactgaactgaactgaattgatATGTATTATACATTGATCACATTAACActcacttgaaataaaatactcttaaaatgtctttaaaagccACACTCAGTCCTCAACACTTGGTACGAGAATCATGACCGTTCATCTACCAGCAATTCCAACCTGACATCAACTTactaaacatgaaaaaaataaataaaatcagcaaCAACAGTGTACACACAACTGGAAAATTATCAACtatgttaaagggacagttcacccaaaaactgtcatcatttactcgccctcaagttATTCCAAACTTCATTCTTCTGTTGAAAAtaaaagatattctgaagaatgttggcaaCCAAATATTTGACGGTAGCCATCGACTTCCAAAAAAAATGTTctgcagaaaaaagaaactcacacaggtttgaaacaacatgagggtgagcaaatgatgacagaattttcattttttgggtgaactatccctttaagtatttATGGGAAGAGAGTAAATGGGACTGAACcccaaaatcatgttttttgttttgttttgtctttttgttttttaaatgtgcattaatccAACCTGCTGTGCTTGTtgatttaaattgttaaaataaatcacacttaatgataaataatacaaacattATGATACAAAAACGCTATTAAGATGCATTATATGTGTTCCTGAAATAGTAAGTTAATcgaaaacaacaacataaagtTCATTTTTAGCATAATTGACAAGATCTAGAAACATATTTCACTttagatttacatttaaatagaaatgtcaagcattttgaaaaatatatatattaataaaatggctgccccccccccccaaattaaaaaaaatttaaataaataaataaataaaaaattgggtCACTGTATAACACTGAATTTCTCACTCTGAGCGAGTCTACACATGTCAACAACATTGTCTCTGCATAATCGTTCAGATCGGAAATTGTCCAGCAAGTGAGCATACTTCCTGTGACACTCAATAACGCATCTCATACCAAGACAAAATTGGAGTGTTGCACAAAATACCAGCTCATAAGCATTTAATTTCACCAATACTGCTACCGACTTGATTGCAAGCGTACACACAACTTATTTTAAAACCACATAAAGCAATATGTAAGAATTGCAAAAAgcagtaaatatgaaaacatttattttgcattttaaaaaaatgcataaaacacaAACGTAATACATAAATGTACAAGTGCTTCATTAAGAATTGCATTGAAATCAAAGTGTCCATATATGCAAGTAGTTTTAGGTGTTTAAGTGATTAAACtcttattttgttgttattcaaACTTTAAAACTTAGTTAGCGGCCTTTGGTTACTGCCAAC
This region includes:
- the LOC131532995 gene encoding UDP-glucuronosyltransferase 2A2-like produces the protein MTVLQSSRCLLLLSILLSTDFPSALAGKVLVFPVDGSHWVNMNILIEVLHSSGHEVTVVRSASSWYVKEHSPHYKAITVTLPEPIDIEKQDFFISFLSKMLEIQKHGGSPIAFVQFYWQMLNSLYGMHWQASQLVVEIFENPVLMKQLYDGRYDLALIDPGLPAGVLVAHKLKLPMVYNVRWITSGEGHFVVAPSPFSYVPAAGSHLSNRMSFGDRLKNFFHYVLNTCIDNFIVRPEYDKLVARYFGPETDFYHLLQGADIWLMRTDFVFEFPRPTMPNVVYIGGFQCKPSKPLPPDLEEFVQGSGEHGVVVMSLGTLVKGLPSEITSEIAAGFAQLPQRVIWRHLGERPRNLGNNTLLVKWLPQNDLLGHPKTRAFVAHGGTNGIYESMYHGVPVVGIPLLFDQFDNMLRLKVRGAAKVLDVTKLDSQSFLVAVKEVLHQPSYRDNMQQLSRLHKDQPMQPQDSALFWIEYVMRHKGAAHLRTDSYKMPWYSYHSLDVMAFLLAVVLAVGGAVVLIIRYLCFRLCRRQKSKRE